A single genomic interval of Leptospira montravelensis harbors:
- a CDS encoding NAD(P)-dependent alcohol dehydrogenase — protein MRVVTARKYGSPDVFRVENWEIPSPQKNEIRIQNHNGAVNSADWRLRKPDPKLVRLFFGILKPKQPVLGISFAGVVDAVGKNVTKFQIGDKVFGSTGMQMGGYAEYICINESSVMTTLPKEISFPQGAALPFGSLTAIDFLQKSKIQKDQTIIIYGASSSVGTATIQLAKHMGAVVTAVCSAGNFSLVKSIGADFVMDYDSFHSESHNKTYDVVFECVGKSSIPSNLKHLTKGGVLVLVGASFKDMFQAAWISLSRGIQIKFGPIKETLENLNYITELAKKGKFKVVIDKSFPLESMSMAHQYVEAGHKKGNVVIDIIN, from the coding sequence TTGAGAGTAGTCACCGCAAGAAAGTATGGATCCCCGGATGTGTTTCGAGTGGAAAATTGGGAAATCCCTTCCCCCCAAAAAAATGAAATTCGGATCCAAAATCACAATGGCGCCGTTAATTCTGCTGATTGGCGCCTGCGTAAACCCGATCCGAAACTCGTCCGATTGTTTTTTGGAATTTTGAAACCAAAACAACCTGTCCTTGGAATTTCCTTTGCAGGAGTGGTGGATGCCGTTGGTAAAAACGTGACAAAATTTCAAATCGGAGACAAAGTTTTTGGATCCACTGGAATGCAAATGGGAGGTTATGCGGAATACATTTGTATCAATGAATCGTCGGTTATGACTACACTTCCCAAAGAAATATCCTTCCCACAAGGTGCTGCTTTGCCATTTGGTAGTTTAACAGCGATCGACTTCCTTCAAAAATCTAAGATTCAAAAAGATCAAACCATAATTATTTATGGGGCCTCAAGCTCAGTCGGAACAGCCACAATCCAATTGGCAAAACATATGGGAGCCGTTGTCACAGCAGTTTGTAGTGCAGGAAATTTCTCTTTAGTAAAATCAATCGGTGCAGATTTTGTAATGGATTATGATAGTTTTCATTCTGAATCACATAACAAAACCTATGATGTTGTATTTGAATGTGTTGGTAAATCATCCATTCCTTCCAATTTAAAACACCTTACAAAAGGCGGAGTATTAGTATTAGTCGGAGCATCTTTTAAAGATATGTTTCAAGCTGCATGGATTTCCTTATCTCGGGGAATCCAAATAAAATTTGGACCAATCAAAGAAACTTTAGAAAATCTGAATTATATCACTGAACTCGCTAAAAAGGGAAAATTTAAAGTGGTAATCGATAAATCTTTTCCCCTTGAATCAATGTCAATGGCACACCAATATGTAGAAGCTGGACACAAAAAAGGTAATGTAGTAATTGATATAATCAATTAA
- the trhA gene encoding PAQR family membrane homeostasis protein TrhA: MKVKKAKAKVTKKTNRSDQQTKKQTIVSKRTSNEKSVVSLSVPNPSIDLHQSTSELIDTIHEYSIGHEIANAVTHGIGGGLSIAGLSLLLTVAVLYGDVWHIVSSAIYGATLILLYLASTLYHGIYHTATKRIFKVIDHASIYLLIAGTYTPFTLVSLRESSEWGWTLFLVVWILAFTGVILLLLFPGKYSGARVVVYILMGWLAIFVIKDIRQAIGIGGISWLVAGGLSYTVGVIFYLWDRLPFNHAIWHLFVLSGSLCHFFAILFYVLPPIRN, from the coding sequence ATGAAAGTGAAAAAAGCTAAAGCCAAAGTAACAAAAAAAACGAATCGTTCTGACCAACAAACAAAGAAACAAACCATTGTTTCCAAAAGAACATCCAACGAAAAAAGTGTAGTTTCGCTTTCGGTACCTAATCCATCAATAGATTTGCATCAATCCACTAGTGAACTCATTGATACCATTCATGAATATTCTATTGGGCATGAAATTGCAAATGCTGTCACACATGGAATTGGAGGTGGCCTAAGTATCGCTGGACTTTCCCTTCTGTTGACAGTTGCAGTTTTGTATGGAGATGTTTGGCATATTGTAAGTTCTGCCATTTACGGGGCAACACTTATCCTTCTATATCTTGCCTCCACTCTTTATCATGGAATTTATCATACCGCTACAAAACGCATCTTTAAAGTGATAGATCATGCTTCCATTTATTTGTTAATTGCGGGAACGTATACGCCATTTACGCTTGTTAGTTTGCGCGAAAGTTCAGAGTGGGGTTGGACATTATTTCTTGTAGTATGGATTTTGGCATTTACAGGAGTCATTTTGTTGTTGTTGTTTCCAGGAAAATATAGTGGCGCTCGCGTTGTTGTATATATCTTAATGGGTTGGCTTGCCATTTTTGTGATCAAAGACATTCGTCAAGCGATCGGGATTGGTGGTATTTCTTGGCTTGTCGCAGGTGGTCTTAGTTATACGGTTGGGGTGATATTTTATCTTTGGGATCGATTGCCATTCAACCATGCTATTTGGCATCTCTTTGTTCTCTCGGGAAGTCTTTGTCATTTTTTTGCAATTTTGTTTTATGTTTTACCACCGATCAGAAATTAA
- the mgtA gene encoding magnesium-translocating P-type ATPase — protein sequence MQPNFNTSTWWLNSLNETLSYLKVDNLGLSSDNAAVRLQQFGANQFAIRKTKPIWRQIITKFRNPLILLLLFASGVSAFMGEISNFLIITVLVFFSVLLDFFQEHKAEKSAESLRHSVSIRTTVVRDGNKISSPVAQIVPGDVVLLSAGDMIPADGRVLDANDFFVKQALLTGETYPIEKKPGELNSEANDITNASNAVFMGTTVISGSAKILIVNTGLNTAMGTIAENLSKTPPPTSFEVGTEKFGSLIMRMTVLLVLFVLLVNAILLKPWLDSFLFAVALAVGLTPELLPMVISITLSRGAMMMAKKKVIVKQLSSIQNLGSMDTLCTDKTGTLTEAKIKLEKHVNLNGEVSHRVLELAFLNSYFETGLKSPLDEAILEHDEISVEQWTKIDEVPFDFERRRVSVLINHSENKKRILVVKGAPEEIIQLCTHYETDNKTTKTIDSNALEKIRSIYTALEMEGFRVLGIAWREETIEHNHAVVSDETELTLSGFAAFLDPPKESAKSALSALNDIGVSVKIITGDSELVSQHVCSELKIPILGVLTGKDIDKMEDTALQVKAENTNLFCRMNPSQKNRIILALKQRGHVVGYLGDGVNDAPSLHSADIGLSVDTAVDVAKEAADMILLDHDLHVLYEGVMEGRRTFGNIMKYIMMGTSSNFGNMFSMAGAALFLPFLPMLPTQILLNNFLYDLSEVPIPLDKVDQEELKAPRIMDIGFIRNFMLTIGPISSAFDFLTFYVMLIILNANEALFQTGWFVESLCTQVLVIFIIRTKGNPIKSMPNRILAIVSLSVAGIGAFLPFTSVGSYFGLVPPPMEFYAILALMVVIYLAVVESAKRIFYYIHDKKMKPMRQGS from the coding sequence ATGCAGCCCAATTTTAATACATCCACCTGGTGGCTGAATTCTTTAAATGAAACCTTATCTTACCTAAAAGTAGATAACTTAGGTCTCAGTTCAGACAATGCAGCCGTTCGGTTACAGCAATTTGGAGCCAATCAATTTGCCATTCGAAAAACCAAACCAATATGGCGACAAATAATAACAAAGTTTAGAAATCCTTTAATTCTACTTCTACTTTTTGCTAGTGGAGTTTCTGCCTTCATGGGAGAAATTTCCAATTTTTTAATCATTACCGTTTTGGTTTTTTTTAGTGTTCTCTTAGATTTTTTCCAAGAACATAAAGCAGAAAAATCTGCTGAAAGTCTACGGCATTCCGTTTCTATTCGCACAACAGTAGTCAGGGATGGAAATAAGATCAGTTCTCCCGTGGCACAAATTGTACCAGGTGATGTTGTTTTACTTTCCGCAGGTGATATGATTCCGGCCGATGGACGGGTGTTAGATGCAAATGATTTTTTTGTTAAACAGGCTTTACTTACAGGAGAAACCTATCCCATCGAAAAAAAACCCGGTGAACTAAATTCAGAGGCTAATGATATCACAAATGCCTCTAATGCTGTATTTATGGGAACCACTGTCATTAGCGGGAGTGCCAAAATTCTCATTGTGAACACAGGTTTGAATACGGCCATGGGTACGATTGCTGAAAATCTAAGTAAAACACCTCCTCCAACCTCATTTGAGGTAGGGACAGAAAAGTTTGGATCTCTCATTATGAGAATGACAGTACTTCTTGTACTTTTTGTCCTCTTAGTAAACGCTATTTTACTCAAACCTTGGTTAGATTCTTTTTTATTTGCCGTTGCTTTGGCTGTCGGGTTAACACCGGAACTATTACCGATGGTAATTTCTATTACTCTTTCACGTGGTGCTATGATGATGGCTAAAAAGAAAGTCATCGTAAAACAACTTTCCTCAATCCAAAATCTTGGTTCAATGGATACACTTTGTACAGACAAAACGGGGACTCTAACGGAAGCCAAAATCAAATTAGAAAAACATGTAAACCTAAATGGAGAAGTAAGTCATCGCGTATTAGAATTGGCCTTTCTTAACAGTTATTTTGAAACCGGTTTAAAAAGTCCTTTAGATGAAGCAATCCTTGAACATGATGAAATTTCTGTAGAACAATGGACTAAAATTGATGAGGTTCCTTTTGATTTTGAAAGAAGGCGAGTTTCTGTATTAATCAATCATTCTGAAAACAAAAAACGTATACTTGTGGTAAAAGGTGCGCCAGAAGAGATCATTCAACTTTGTACCCATTATGAAACAGACAATAAAACTACAAAAACAATAGATTCCAATGCTCTGGAAAAAATCAGGTCGATATATACTGCACTTGAAATGGAGGGATTTCGCGTATTGGGAATTGCATGGAGAGAAGAAACAATTGAACACAATCATGCTGTCGTTAGTGATGAAACAGAATTAACACTTTCGGGATTTGCTGCATTTTTAGATCCACCAAAAGAAAGTGCAAAGTCCGCCTTATCTGCGCTAAATGATATTGGTGTCTCTGTAAAAATCATAACAGGTGATAGTGAACTTGTGTCTCAACATGTTTGTTCTGAACTGAAAATACCGATTTTAGGAGTCTTAACAGGTAAAGATATCGATAAAATGGAAGATACCGCGCTCCAAGTAAAAGCGGAAAACACCAACTTATTTTGTCGAATGAATCCATCTCAGAAAAACAGAATTATTTTAGCCTTAAAACAAAGAGGTCATGTTGTTGGATATTTGGGTGATGGTGTAAACGATGCTCCTTCGCTTCATTCCGCTGACATCGGACTGTCGGTCGATACAGCGGTTGACGTGGCAAAAGAAGCCGCGGATATGATTTTGTTAGATCATGATTTACATGTTTTATACGAAGGCGTTATGGAAGGAAGGAGGACTTTTGGGAATATTATGAAATACATAATGATGGGAACAAGTTCTAATTTTGGAAATATGTTTAGTATGGCAGGGGCAGCATTGTTTCTCCCTTTTTTACCAATGTTACCCACACAAATTCTTCTCAATAACTTTTTATATGATCTTTCTGAAGTACCAATTCCCCTTGATAAAGTAGACCAAGAAGAATTGAAAGCACCTCGCATTATGGACATTGGTTTTATCCGTAATTTTATGTTAACCATTGGACCCATTAGTTCTGCTTTTGATTTTTTAACTTTCTACGTCATGCTTATCATTTTAAACGCAAACGAAGCGTTATTCCAAACGGGTTGGTTTGTGGAATCTCTTTGTACACAAGTATTGGTTATCTTTATCATTCGGACAAAAGGAAATCCGATTAAAAGTATGCCTAATCGAATACTTGCAATTGTATCTTTAAGTGTTGCAGGAATTGGAGCTTTTTTGCCATTCACATCCGTTGGTTCTTATTTTGGATTAGTTCCGCCACCTATGGAGTTTTATGCGATTTTGGCTTTGATGGTTGTCATTTATTTGGCAGTAGTTGAATCAGCTAAACGAATTTTCTATTATATTCACGATAAAAAAATGAAACCCATGCGCCAGGGATCGTAG